In Winkia neuii, a genomic segment contains:
- a CDS encoding ABC transporter ATP-binding protein yields the protein MSETILQFDSVTYTYPKSERGIAGFNLSLAEGERIALVGESGSGKSTVARLGLGLLRPKAGRVSFAGTKIPGRGRRGRRKFRGQVSAVFQDPYSSLDPRMRVGETVAEPLRALHLASGQAARERVREALALVDVDPDRADEYPRTFSGGQRQRIAIARALVSQPKVLVADEPVSALDMATRASVMEMVEQITRSRGTALLLVSHDLATVASTCERILVLQGGRLVETGTTQQVLGAPSQDYTRQLLASIPRLPA from the coding sequence ATGAGCGAGACCATACTCCAATTCGACAGCGTCACCTACACCTACCCCAAATCAGAGCGCGGTATCGCAGGCTTTAACCTCTCCCTTGCCGAGGGCGAACGCATAGCACTAGTGGGCGAATCTGGCTCCGGCAAATCCACCGTCGCCCGTCTGGGGCTGGGCTTGTTGCGCCCAAAAGCCGGCCGCGTCAGCTTCGCAGGCACGAAAATACCCGGCCGCGGGCGCCGCGGACGCCGGAAGTTCCGCGGACAAGTTTCCGCAGTCTTCCAAGACCCGTATTCTTCCCTAGATCCGCGCATGCGCGTAGGCGAAACAGTAGCCGAGCCACTACGCGCACTACATCTGGCCAGCGGCCAGGCAGCCCGCGAGCGCGTTCGGGAGGCTTTGGCACTCGTGGACGTTGATCCGGACCGGGCCGACGAATATCCGCGCACCTTCTCGGGCGGCCAACGCCAGCGCATCGCCATTGCCCGCGCCCTGGTGAGCCAACCAAAAGTGCTGGTAGCGGACGAGCCGGTGAGCGCCCTCGACATGGCCACACGTGCCTCCGTAATGGAAATGGTCGAACAGATTACGCGCAGCCGCGGCACCGCCCTGCTGCTGGTGTCACACGACCTGGCTACCGTTGCCTCAACATGTGAACGCATTCTGGTGCTACAGGGCGGAAGACTTGTCGAGACCGGCACCACCCAACAGGTGCTAGGTGCGCCCAGCCAGGACTACACCCGCCAGCTGTTAGCTTCAATCCCCCGCCTGCCGGCCTAG
- a CDS encoding ABC transporter ATP-binding protein, with protein MAPTLSAQNLSVRIGKKTLLDSLTFTVQAGEHLGLIGPSGSGKSMFARTAMGLLPARANVSGSLQVAGKQIVGATEKEMGEVRGALAAMIFQDPLTALDPLQRIGRQLSWPIRHHQGVEKGKKLREAVRAALTEVHLADADRIAHAYPHELSGGQRQRVAIALALACQPQILLADEPTTALDVTVQQQILQLLKEITAARKTTLIFISHDLPVVTQLVGRTLVLNQGRVTDDVPVPALLAGAGVSPRARAIVQAARNLEDALAAAQQGDRP; from the coding sequence ATGGCCCCCACCCTAAGCGCACAAAACCTTTCGGTCCGCATAGGAAAGAAAACCCTTTTGGACTCGCTCACGTTTACCGTTCAGGCAGGCGAACACCTAGGGCTAATCGGCCCCTCCGGATCCGGAAAATCTATGTTCGCCCGCACTGCCATGGGCCTGCTGCCCGCCCGCGCCAACGTGAGCGGCTCCCTCCAAGTAGCCGGCAAGCAAATAGTAGGCGCCACCGAAAAAGAAATGGGCGAGGTGCGCGGCGCCCTAGCCGCCATGATCTTCCAAGACCCACTCACCGCCCTCGACCCCCTTCAACGCATCGGCCGCCAACTATCCTGGCCAATCCGCCACCACCAAGGCGTAGAAAAAGGTAAAAAGCTGCGTGAAGCCGTCCGTGCCGCCCTCACCGAAGTACACCTGGCAGACGCAGATCGCATAGCCCACGCCTACCCGCACGAGCTCTCTGGAGGCCAACGCCAACGCGTCGCCATCGCCCTCGCCCTCGCGTGCCAACCCCAAATCCTGCTGGCGGACGAACCCACCACCGCCCTAGACGTAACAGTGCAACAGCAAATCCTCCAACTGCTAAAAGAAATTACCGCCGCCCGAAAAACCACCCTCATTTTCATATCGCACGACCTGCCCGTGGTCACCCAACTCGTGGGGCGCACGCTGGTGCTCAACCAAGGCCGGGTAACCGACGACGTACCCGTACCAGCACTGCTCGCCGGGGCCGGAGTAAGCCCGCGCGCCCGCGCAATCGTGCAGGCCGCAAGGAACCTGGAAGACGCCCTTGCCGCCGCACAGCAAGGAGACCGCCCATGA
- a CDS encoding ABC transporter permease codes for MKRTNLWVGITLLSLIALAAAVSFFWLPYPVSDTSGGRLEGPGTQHLLGTDRLGHDLLTRMLLGARIALGVGLGASIIAAAIGVSFGLAAALAHGYLDDIASVTLDVLIAFPTLLLAMLMVAVGGASLVTVTCAIGISASAVIARLTRILASRVLREQYVTAARTAGVGTLGIIARHVLPNIWQFLVVNVALLFGSAVLAEAGLSYLGLGTPPPNASWGRLLLDAQATFTVQPLGAIIPGVAILALVIGANLLSDGLRAIDPTLEEA; via the coding sequence ATGAAGCGAACCAACCTGTGGGTAGGAATCACCCTACTGTCATTGATAGCGCTGGCCGCCGCCGTCTCGTTTTTCTGGCTGCCCTACCCCGTTTCCGATACCTCCGGAGGGCGCCTCGAAGGGCCCGGTACCCAGCACCTGCTAGGTACCGACCGGCTCGGGCACGACCTACTCACCCGCATGCTACTAGGAGCGCGTATAGCCCTGGGAGTGGGACTTGGCGCCTCAATAATAGCCGCCGCCATCGGGGTAAGCTTCGGCCTAGCCGCAGCCCTAGCCCACGGCTACCTAGACGACATCGCCTCAGTCACACTCGACGTTCTAATTGCCTTCCCCACCCTACTGCTAGCAATGCTCATGGTGGCCGTAGGCGGGGCCTCACTAGTGACCGTAACCTGCGCAATTGGTATTTCGGCCTCGGCAGTAATCGCAAGGCTAACCCGCATACTGGCCTCCCGCGTGCTGCGCGAACAATACGTCACCGCAGCCCGCACCGCCGGAGTGGGCACCCTCGGCATCATCGCCCGGCATGTGCTCCCCAACATCTGGCAATTCCTGGTAGTAAACGTGGCCCTACTATTCGGCTCCGCAGTACTTGCAGAGGCCGGCCTCTCATACCTCGGGCTCGGCACACCCCCACCAAACGCCTCCTGGGGGCGCCTCCTGCTAGATGCCCAAGCCACCTTCACCGTGCAACCGCTCGGCGCAATAATCCCGGGGGTGGCGATTCTCGCCCTCGTGATAGGCGCCAACCTACTATCTGACGGGCTCCGCGCCATAGACCCCACCTTAGAGGAGGCATAA
- a CDS encoding ABC transporter permease — MLSYLIRRSALLVGTGAAGLILIFVLLRLLPGDPANALLSATATPAQIAAARAQVGSDQPVLTQFTNWVGGLAHGDLGTSFTSGRDVASEISSRLTVTLPLTLIAFTFALAAAIPLGYAAARWRKGTIGAAISAFLQIGIAIPVFWIAMMGALVFGVHLKWVPASGFPPEGWNSPLLAWTALILPAATIAFVSCASLTRYTRAATLDVLQADYLAQARALGQSKTQAMLTHGIRNACVPVISVASIELATTFIGAVVVEQVFALPGLGSMLTLAITQHDFPSIQGVLVVSTALVLLIGFAADVLQRLIDPRLRNSLSGGYQ, encoded by the coding sequence ATGCTTTCCTACCTAATTCGCCGCAGCGCATTGCTAGTTGGCACAGGCGCAGCAGGACTAATCCTAATATTTGTTCTGCTGCGCCTACTGCCCGGCGATCCGGCCAACGCACTCCTGTCAGCTACCGCCACCCCCGCCCAAATCGCGGCAGCGAGGGCACAAGTCGGCTCCGATCAGCCCGTACTAACCCAATTCACCAACTGGGTAGGCGGGCTAGCCCACGGGGATCTAGGCACCTCGTTCACCTCGGGGAGGGACGTGGCCTCCGAAATTTCCTCCCGGCTCACCGTCACCCTGCCGCTCACCCTCATTGCCTTCACCTTCGCCCTGGCGGCCGCCATCCCCCTAGGCTACGCAGCCGCCCGGTGGCGGAAAGGCACAATCGGCGCAGCCATTTCAGCCTTCCTGCAAATCGGGATCGCAATCCCCGTGTTCTGGATCGCAATGATGGGCGCCCTAGTCTTCGGCGTACACCTCAAATGGGTCCCCGCCTCCGGCTTCCCACCCGAAGGATGGAACAGTCCCCTCCTCGCCTGGACCGCACTCATCCTCCCAGCAGCCACCATCGCGTTCGTTTCCTGCGCCTCCCTAACCCGCTACACCCGAGCGGCAACCCTAGACGTACTGCAGGCCGACTACCTGGCCCAGGCGCGCGCCCTCGGACAGAGCAAAACCCAGGCAATGCTCACCCACGGGATCAGAAACGCCTGCGTACCCGTAATATCCGTAGCCAGCATAGAACTGGCCACCACGTTCATAGGCGCCGTAGTAGTAGAACAAGTCTTCGCCCTTCCCGGGCTCGGCTCGATGCTCACGCTCGCCATCACCCAGCACGACTTCCCCTCAATCCAGGGAGTTCTAGTGGTATCTACCGCATTAGTACTGCTGATAGGCTTCGCAGCCGACGTGCTACAGCGACTCATAGACCCACGCCTGCGCAACTCCCTGAGCGGAGGATACCAATGA
- a CDS encoding ABC transporter substrate-binding protein: MKRSRLIPTAATLAMAMMCMCACAGPNAAEGAKGKDSKAATINVGSLYEPTNLSNTGGGGQGVTEALTGNVYETLFRLEDNGKVKPWLATKDEASPDGLTHTLSLRKGVTFSSGKALSAKDVAASIKTVLSEQSQAASKKELSVIKDVTAQGEDAVKLTLSEPSVSLQYNLSGLWIVPEGLDTKKKTEGTGPYTLDKWTKGSTLSLKARKDYWGEKPANSAAVFHYYTDATALTNALKAGDVDVVTNVQSPDALPELEKDAKYKVASGNSTTKELLAFNDRVAPFDDARVRQAIYSAIDRKKLLHSIWNDKGQVIGSMVPPSDPWYEDLNSLNPYDPARSQKLLKEAGKEGLSFTLDAPTYDPHPLVAEFVKSELAKIGVEVKINSISADEWYSKVFKDHNFTATLQEHVNTRDVVWYGNPDFYWGYNNPHVTDLVAKSQKAANVKEQTELLRKANRIIATDAASAWLYLYPQVVVSKAGVSGYGVNGLNSQFFLAPISKKA; this comes from the coding sequence ATGAAGCGATCACGTCTCATCCCCACAGCCGCAACACTAGCTATGGCCATGATGTGCATGTGCGCTTGCGCGGGACCCAACGCGGCAGAAGGAGCCAAAGGCAAAGACTCCAAGGCGGCCACCATCAACGTAGGCTCCCTATACGAGCCCACCAACCTGTCTAACACGGGCGGTGGCGGCCAAGGCGTAACCGAGGCCCTAACCGGAAACGTGTACGAAACCCTCTTCCGCCTAGAAGACAACGGCAAAGTAAAACCCTGGTTGGCCACAAAAGACGAGGCCTCCCCAGACGGTTTAACCCACACCCTGTCCCTGCGCAAAGGCGTCACCTTCTCCTCCGGCAAAGCCCTCTCCGCGAAAGACGTGGCAGCCTCCATCAAAACTGTTCTGTCAGAACAGTCCCAAGCTGCCAGCAAAAAAGAGCTCTCCGTAATCAAAGACGTCACCGCCCAGGGCGAGGATGCGGTAAAACTCACCCTGTCCGAACCGTCCGTATCTTTGCAATACAACCTGTCCGGGCTGTGGATCGTTCCCGAAGGGCTAGACACAAAGAAAAAGACCGAAGGAACCGGCCCCTACACGCTGGACAAATGGACCAAAGGCTCCACCCTGTCACTAAAAGCCCGCAAAGACTACTGGGGCGAAAAACCCGCCAACTCGGCGGCCGTATTCCACTACTACACTGACGCCACCGCCCTCACCAATGCGCTGAAAGCTGGAGACGTCGACGTGGTAACCAACGTACAATCGCCAGACGCACTACCGGAACTAGAAAAGGACGCCAAGTACAAGGTCGCCTCTGGTAACTCCACCACCAAGGAACTGCTGGCCTTCAACGACCGTGTGGCCCCCTTCGACGATGCCCGCGTGCGCCAGGCAATCTACTCGGCAATAGACCGCAAAAAACTGTTGCACTCCATTTGGAACGACAAGGGCCAAGTAATCGGATCCATGGTTCCACCCTCGGACCCGTGGTACGAAGATCTGAACTCGCTAAACCCCTACGACCCAGCCAGGTCGCAGAAACTACTGAAGGAAGCTGGTAAGGAAGGACTGTCCTTCACCCTGGACGCTCCCACCTACGACCCGCACCCGCTAGTAGCCGAATTCGTAAAATCCGAGCTGGCAAAGATAGGCGTAGAAGTAAAGATCAATTCGATAAGCGCCGACGAGTGGTACTCCAAGGTGTTCAAAGACCACAACTTCACCGCCACCTTGCAAGAGCACGTCAACACCCGCGACGTAGTCTGGTACGGCAACCCCGACTTCTACTGGGGCTACAACAACCCCCATGTCACTGACCTAGTAGCCAAGTCACAAAAGGCCGCGAACGTTAAGGAACAAACCGAACTGCTGCGCAAGGCAAACCGGATCATAGCCACCGACGCTGCTAGCGCCTGGCTGTACCTGTACCCGCAAGTAGTGGTATCGAAGGCAGGCGTTTCCGGCTACGGTGTGAACGGGCTGAACTCGCAGTTCTTCCTGGCGCCAATTTCTAAGAAAGCCTAA
- a CDS encoding CPBP family intramembrane glutamic endopeptidase → MENSAAPTPIPIALPKNTCIRQKSACIFVLQAALRTTVAVSVLLVAMVGPVAIVGAIPELRSRFSGTTQMGPYGQVMTAVGVHALIVVLVALALALLVHYWDKTTLDVLRLRPTAKGVVWFTAMLVLAALIALVAQLFTGGLGGYRAPAHLPACLGAVAALSSGFFAHAIPEELVFRGWLLHFFRFRPCLGLFIVTATFAGLHLVFQGGGAEVGEQLAYLTMPLGFGFAAGAVRLKTANLWPAIGLHGGFYLGNFLVSLFAASAPNTRTWIFMGIAWFVVGLAIKPNKGAFTRQH, encoded by the coding sequence ATGGAGAACAGCGCCGCCCCCACCCCTATCCCGATCGCCCTACCGAAGAACACTTGTATCCGCCAAAAATCTGCTTGTATATTTGTTCTACAAGCTGCATTGCGAACCACCGTAGCGGTCAGCGTCCTCCTAGTAGCGATGGTTGGTCCGGTGGCAATCGTAGGTGCGATCCCCGAACTGCGCTCCCGCTTTTCCGGCACCACCCAGATGGGCCCATACGGGCAAGTAATGACCGCTGTGGGGGTACATGCCCTCATAGTGGTACTGGTTGCCCTCGCCCTCGCCCTGTTAGTGCACTATTGGGACAAAACCACCCTGGACGTGCTGAGGCTGAGACCAACCGCAAAAGGTGTCGTCTGGTTTACGGCAATGCTTGTACTGGCGGCCCTAATCGCGCTAGTTGCCCAGTTGTTTACCGGCGGATTAGGCGGGTATCGCGCCCCCGCGCACCTGCCCGCGTGTCTAGGGGCGGTGGCGGCGCTGAGCAGCGGGTTCTTCGCGCATGCCATCCCCGAAGAACTGGTTTTCCGGGGCTGGTTGCTGCACTTTTTTCGATTCCGTCCCTGCCTAGGGCTGTTCATTGTCACCGCCACATTTGCCGGCCTACACCTAGTTTTCCAGGGCGGTGGGGCAGAAGTTGGCGAACAGCTAGCCTACCTAACCATGCCCTTAGGGTTCGGCTTCGCCGCCGGAGCGGTGCGACTCAAAACGGCTAACCTGTGGCCCGCCATCGGTCTGCACGGCGGATTTTACTTAGGCAACTTCCTGGTCAGCCTCTTTGCGGCCAGCGCCCCAAACACGAGAACGTGGATCTTCATGGGCATCGCCTGGTTTGTAGTAGGCCTCGCAATAAAACCTAACAAGGGTGCCTTTACACGGCAACACTAA
- a CDS encoding CAMP factor family pore-forming toxin (The term CAMP (Christie, Atkins, Munch-Petersen) factor is used for toxins encoded in group A and B Streptococcus, but expressed well enough to give a positive CAMP test only in GBS. Related toxins are found in Propionibacterium acnes and other bacterial species.): protein MKTRFLVVPALAAALLTPAMPAVATAGVAPAPAAVVAAAPAKAQAQQMLSEVNDRINTMQKRQAVLPTGDYKPQIRDLLTTAFDLRDTLTAIITGDVSKFDMNTIGARLELTLTIADTIETATTKLTTKVKPTHVELGLATTKAVLKLINLTNSTSALQAASQELKDVLARVSQYPDLSPSDTATIYVKAKLDKVIWNTRFARDRNILGKKSFRTYHTLNRNITKAVGVWFNARATVADVDKAIADLQAAYRVAEAGR from the coding sequence ATGAAAACTCGATTTCTTGTAGTTCCAGCCCTCGCAGCAGCCCTGCTGACCCCAGCTATGCCCGCGGTTGCTACCGCTGGAGTTGCTCCCGCACCGGCCGCAGTCGTCGCTGCTGCCCCGGCTAAGGCGCAAGCCCAGCAGATGCTGTCCGAGGTAAATGACCGCATTAACACCATGCAGAAGCGGCAGGCTGTTCTTCCCACCGGCGATTACAAGCCTCAAATCAGGGACCTGCTAACGACCGCGTTCGACCTGCGCGACACTCTGACCGCCATCATCACGGGCGACGTTTCTAAGTTCGACATGAACACTATCGGCGCTCGCCTCGAACTGACTCTAACTATCGCCGACACCATTGAGACTGCCACCACTAAACTGACCACCAAGGTTAAGCCGACCCACGTTGAGCTAGGTTTGGCCACCACTAAGGCTGTTCTAAAGCTGATCAACCTAACCAATTCCACTTCGGCCTTGCAGGCTGCTTCCCAGGAGTTGAAGGATGTTCTAGCCAGGGTTTCACAGTACCCCGACCTGTCCCCTTCGGACACCGCCACCATCTACGTGAAGGCGAAGCTTGACAAGGTCATCTGGAACACGCGCTTCGCTCGTGACAGGAATATCTTGGGCAAGAAGTCCTTCCGCACCTACCATACTTTGAACCGCAATATCACCAAGGCTGTTGGCGTCTGGTTTAATGCTCGCGCCACCGTTGCTGACGTTGACAAGGCTATTGCTGATCTGCAGGCGGCTTACAGGGTTGCCGAGGCCGGCAGGTAA
- a CDS encoding CAMP factor family pore-forming toxin (The term CAMP (Christie, Atkins, Munch-Petersen) factor is used for toxins encoded in group A and B Streptococcus, but expressed well enough to give a positive CAMP test only in GBS. Related toxins are found in Propionibacterium acnes and other bacterial species.) has product MKSRVLVVPALAAALLTPVLPAVASAEAAPAPAAVASAPAKTKTEAKKMLTNVNGRIDTLKKQEAVLPTGDYKAQVKDLLKTAFDLKDTLIAIAKGDISAFDMQTIEARYQLTLTIADTIKTATTKLTNKVQATHIELGLATTKAVLKLINLTNSSADLEAAQKELKGVLAKVSQYPDLTAKDTATIYVKAKLDKVIWNTRFDRDKHILGKKSFETYNTLNSNITKAVGVWFNAHATVADVDKAIADLQAAYKTAEAGK; this is encoded by the coding sequence ATGAAATCTCGAGTTCTCGTAGTACCCGCCCTCGCAGCAGCCCTACTTACCCCCGTTCTGCCCGCAGTTGCCTCCGCTGAAGCTGCTCCCGCACCGGCCGCTGTTGCCTCCGCTCCCGCAAAGACTAAGACCGAAGCTAAGAAGATGCTGACCAACGTCAACGGCCGCATCGACACCCTGAAGAAGCAGGAAGCCGTCCTGCCCACCGGTGATTACAAGGCCCAGGTAAAGGACCTTCTGAAGACCGCCTTCGACCTGAAGGACACCCTGATTGCCATCGCTAAGGGCGACATCAGCGCGTTCGACATGCAGACCATCGAGGCCCGCTACCAGCTGACCCTGACTATTGCGGACACGATCAAGACTGCTACCACCAAGCTGACCAACAAGGTGCAGGCCACCCACATTGAGCTCGGACTGGCCACCACCAAGGCTGTCCTGAAGTTGATCAACCTGACCAACTCCTCCGCCGATCTTGAAGCCGCTCAGAAGGAACTGAAGGGCGTGCTCGCCAAGGTTTCCCAGTACCCCGACCTGACTGCCAAGGACACCGCCACCATCTACGTGAAGGCGAAGCTTGACAAGGTCATCTGGAACACCCGTTTCGACCGCGACAAGCACATCCTGGGCAAGAAGTCCTTCGAGACCTACAACACCTTGAACTCCAACATCACCAAGGCTGTTGGCGTTTGGTTCAACGCTCACGCCACCGTTGCTGACGTTGACAAGGCTATTGCCGATCTGCAGGCTGCTTACAAGACCGCCGAGGCCGGCAAGTAA
- the nrdG gene encoding anaerobic ribonucleoside-triphosphate reductase activating protein, which yields MTVPPSTPSVREQVDYARGHGVRQPKIGQWDGRLLSRNYVADYKPFNFVDGEGVRCSLYMSGCPFKCPGCYNKAAQSFQYGSPYDDRLEERIFADLAKPYVAGLSLLGGEPFLATPVLLPLLQQLRTKFGDTKTVWAWSGYTWEQLRMENKDKRELLAMCDVLVDGPFIQAEFDPNLPFRGSANQRIIDVSASEIAGRATIWQSKATARSIVD from the coding sequence ATGACCGTCCCTCCGTCTACCCCGTCGGTCCGCGAGCAAGTCGATTATGCTCGCGGCCACGGGGTACGCCAACCGAAAATTGGCCAGTGGGACGGCCGGTTACTTTCGCGCAACTACGTTGCCGACTACAAGCCATTCAACTTTGTTGACGGCGAAGGCGTGCGCTGTTCCCTCTATATGTCTGGGTGTCCCTTCAAGTGCCCGGGCTGCTACAACAAGGCGGCGCAATCTTTCCAGTATGGCAGCCCTTACGATGACCGGTTAGAAGAACGGATTTTTGCCGATCTGGCCAAACCTTACGTGGCTGGACTGTCACTACTGGGCGGGGAACCTTTTTTGGCAACCCCCGTCCTACTTCCGTTACTACAGCAGCTGCGCACCAAGTTCGGCGACACCAAAACAGTATGGGCTTGGTCTGGATACACCTGGGAGCAGTTGCGGATGGAGAATAAGGACAAGCGGGAGCTGCTTGCTATGTGTGATGTGTTGGTTGATGGGCCATTCATTCAGGCGGAATTTGATCCGAACTTGCCTTTCCGTGGATCAGCAAACCAACGGATAATTGACGTCTCTGCGTCCGAAATAGCTGGTAGGGCTACTATCTGGCAGAGTAAAGCCACAGCTCGCAGTATTGTTGATTAA
- the nrdD gene encoding anaerobic ribonucleoside-triphosphate reductase gives MVTAAANTKETTLVEKRDGRTVTFDASKIYRAVYLAMNDQGIDDPAFVSDTTEDAIASLPDGTLDIPTIQRAVEDALMSSRYPQVARAYIEYRHDRDKARETAMDVSASLDKLMRRDKTVVNENANKDSTVFNTQRDLTAGSVARAYALKNLLPPAVANAHIKGEIHFHDLDYNPFQPMTNCCLIDIKGMLAEGFQIGNARVESPRSINTATAQIAQIIANVASSQYGGCSVDRADEVLAPYAQINYEKHVRDAEQWVAPEKQHDYAMAKTRKDIYDAMQSLEYEINTLYSSNGQTPFVTLGFGLGTSEFEREIQKAILQVRIKGIGKDHYTAIFPKLVFGLRRGVNLDPSDPNYDIKQLALECSTKRMYPDVLSYDKLTEIEGDYKAPMGCRSFLPKWVDPETGEAVNAGRNNLGVVTLNVPRIAMEAHGDQDRFWQLFDERMQVVKEALVFRAKRCEDATPDNAPILYKHGAFGIRAGEGEQSVTQFFHNQRSTLSIGYIGLYETATCFYGPNWESNPQAKDFTLRVVRKLSAYADQWKREYPYWFSVYSTPSESLTDRFCRLDRQKFGSVPDITQKDYYTNSFHYDVRKKITPFEKIDFESPYEPYTKGGFIHYCEYPKLTHNAKALEAVWDYAYDKVAYLGTNTPIDKCFVCGFEGEFLPTEEGFKCPDCGNADPNSCDVVKRTCGYLGNPQKRPMVHGRHTEIASRVKHMDGPTR, from the coding sequence ATGGTTACCGCGGCTGCTAACACGAAGGAAACGACACTGGTCGAAAAACGTGATGGCCGAACGGTAACTTTCGACGCCAGCAAGATTTACCGGGCTGTCTACCTAGCCATGAACGATCAAGGGATTGATGATCCAGCATTCGTTTCCGACACCACAGAGGACGCGATCGCTTCCCTGCCGGACGGCACATTAGACATCCCCACCATTCAACGTGCGGTCGAGGATGCGCTCATGTCCTCCAGGTACCCACAGGTTGCGCGCGCCTACATCGAGTACCGCCACGACCGCGACAAGGCACGCGAAACCGCGATGGACGTTTCCGCCTCCTTAGATAAGCTGATGCGTCGCGACAAGACCGTGGTAAACGAGAACGCGAACAAGGATTCGACCGTTTTCAACACCCAGCGCGATCTGACCGCCGGTTCGGTGGCGCGCGCCTACGCCCTCAAAAATTTACTGCCCCCCGCAGTGGCGAACGCGCACATTAAAGGCGAGATCCACTTCCATGACCTGGATTACAACCCGTTCCAACCAATGACTAACTGCTGCCTGATCGACATCAAGGGCATGTTGGCCGAGGGCTTCCAGATTGGCAACGCGCGGGTAGAATCTCCCCGTTCCATCAATACGGCTACGGCGCAGATTGCGCAGATTATCGCGAATGTGGCGTCCTCACAGTACGGTGGCTGCTCGGTGGATCGCGCCGACGAAGTCTTGGCGCCGTACGCACAGATCAACTACGAAAAGCACGTACGGGATGCGGAGCAGTGGGTTGCCCCCGAAAAGCAGCACGACTACGCCATGGCGAAGACCCGCAAGGACATTTACGACGCGATGCAGTCTTTGGAATACGAGATCAATACGCTGTATTCCTCGAATGGGCAGACTCCGTTTGTCACTTTAGGCTTCGGCCTGGGAACCTCCGAGTTTGAGCGCGAGATCCAGAAGGCCATTTTGCAGGTACGGATAAAGGGGATCGGAAAGGATCATTACACTGCAATTTTCCCGAAGCTGGTGTTTGGGCTGCGCCGCGGCGTCAATTTGGATCCATCTGACCCGAATTATGACATCAAGCAGTTGGCACTTGAATGCTCCACTAAGCGCATGTACCCAGATGTCTTGTCCTACGACAAGCTGACGGAAATAGAGGGCGACTACAAGGCACCCATGGGTTGCCGTTCATTCTTGCCGAAGTGGGTGGATCCAGAAACCGGCGAGGCAGTTAATGCAGGCCGTAACAATCTTGGCGTGGTCACTTTGAACGTGCCGCGCATTGCGATGGAGGCGCACGGAGATCAGGATCGTTTCTGGCAGTTGTTCGATGAGCGCATGCAGGTAGTTAAGGAAGCCCTTGTCTTTCGCGCGAAACGGTGCGAGGACGCTACCCCGGACAACGCCCCGATCCTGTACAAGCATGGTGCCTTTGGGATTCGTGCGGGCGAGGGCGAGCAATCCGTTACGCAGTTCTTCCACAACCAGCGTTCTACGCTATCTATTGGTTACATTGGCCTGTATGAGACGGCTACTTGCTTCTACGGCCCGAATTGGGAATCTAACCCGCAGGCGAAGGATTTCACCCTGAGAGTAGTGCGCAAGCTGTCTGCTTACGCCGATCAGTGGAAGCGCGAATACCCGTACTGGTTTAGCGTCTATTCCACTCCCTCGGAATCGTTGACGGATCGTTTTTGCAGATTGGACCGGCAAAAGTTTGGCTCAGTGCCGGATATTACGCAGAAGGACTACTACACGAATTCCTTCCATTATGACGTGCGCAAGAAGATCACGCCCTTCGAGAAGATCGATTTCGAGTCCCCATATGAACCGTACACAAAGGGCGGTTTCATCCACTACTGCGAGTACCCAAAGCTGACCCACAATGCGAAGGCCCTGGAGGCCGTATGGGATTACGCCTATGACAAGGTGGCGTACCTGGGCACTAACACGCCGATCGATAAGTGCTTTGTGTGCGGCTTTGAGGGCGAGTTCCTGCCTACCGAGGAGGGTTTCAAATGCCCTGACTGCGGCAACGCTGACCCGAATTCGTGCGACGTAGTCAAACGAACCTGCGGCTATCTTGGAAACCCGCAGAAGCGGCCCATGGTGCATGGACGCCACACTGAGATCGCTTCGCGAGTAAAACACATGGATGGACCCACCCGATGA